In Aciduliprofundum sp. MAR08-339, a single window of DNA contains:
- a CDS encoding caspase family protein, whose protein sequence is MNTTLDNITSAFNTLSRKMTTHDFLFLFWVGHGVSPPEHSFLIDYHNTITISFKKIAELVDNITAKRMVLAFHPCFSGGIISYLSRENRVILTSTKYVEEDNGWGELFRDGLLGYGDLPNPDGDPYTTDSHGNGDGFVSFEEAYYYAAYRAYNELSTHQHALLEDNPDNGYSGSWYGDESYNPHEESSDGYLAAHTYL, encoded by the coding sequence ATGAATACAACGCTAGATAATATCACTTCAGCATTCAATACCCTATCGAGGAAGATGACTACTCATGATTTTTTATTCTTGTTTTGGGTTGGACATGGTGTTTCTCCTCCAGAACACTCTTTTTTAATTGATTACCATAATACAATAACTATTTCGTTTAAGAAAATAGCGGAACTTGTGGACAACATAACGGCAAAGAGAATGGTATTGGCTTTCCATCCTTGTTTTAGTGGAGGAATTATCTCTTATTTAAGTAGAGAGAATAGAGTAATATTGACATCCACTAAATACGTTGAGGAGGACAATGGTTGGGGTGAATTATTTAGAGATGGTTTATTAGGATATGGCGATTTACCAAACCCCGATGGAGATCCATATACTACAGACTCTCATGGGAATGGAGATGGGTTTGTATCTTTTGAGGAAGCTTATTATTATGCGGCGTATAGGGCATATAATGAGCTATCCACTCACCAGCATGCCCTATTAGAAGATAATCCTGATAATGGATATTCTGGTTCATGGTACGGTGATGAGTCATATAACCCACATGAAGAGAGTAGTGACGGATACTTAGCTGCCCATACCTATCTGTGA
- a CDS encoding thrombospondin type 3 repeat-containing protein: MGKDSRNSEDMHGYFVGKVFSNGDIMVKIKRNYAVIKEIHTHRTLVERVYPVVEIKSGKGWREMGFEKRFMESSIHNGWHVLSIGFVHRGKIEVRGTLEYYQRSVVKEGAPLYPLFTLHFNRSVEYRVVWRYEGIGSNWFEVIDNGTGYTRVPYREGHGRTGIYNGTVRGERKFEDGQDMVKVWRDGDILFGLNWERSKFRFRELKISVYEDVNMDIVGDEKDYGDAQVMDYNPPVIDHGGGGGSNDDTDGDGLSDSLEEAGWYIWVCTSGDNWHHILVTSDPHFVDTDNDGVNDKEEYEHGTNPRDEDTDNDGLTDKQEIGYYGTYAYAWDSDGDEMSDYYEVVYGIYYGGWQEPRNYNKRYAVIIYGDPAQLNKKWYQNLCDSIYNYLVNIGYKDENI; encoded by the coding sequence ATGGGTAAAGACTCAAGGAATTCAGAGGACATGCATGGGTATTTTGTGGGCAAGGTGTTTAGCAACGGGGACATAATGGTTAAGATAAAGAGAAATTATGCTGTAATAAAAGAGATCCATACGCACAGAACATTGGTAGAGAGGGTCTATCCCGTGGTGGAGATAAAGAGCGGGAAAGGATGGAGAGAGATGGGATTTGAGAAGAGATTTATGGAGAGCAGCATCCACAACGGGTGGCATGTGCTTTCTATAGGATTTGTGCATAGAGGAAAAATAGAAGTTCGCGGTACTCTGGAGTATTATCAGAGAAGCGTGGTTAAGGAAGGTGCACCTTTATATCCACTTTTCACCCTGCATTTCAACAGGAGTGTTGAGTACAGGGTAGTGTGGAGATACGAGGGCATAGGGAGCAACTGGTTTGAGGTCATAGATAATGGAACGGGCTATACGAGGGTGCCTTACAGGGAGGGGCACGGTAGAACGGGGATTTATAATGGCACTGTGCGAGGAGAGAGAAAATTTGAGGATGGGCAGGATATGGTGAAGGTGTGGAGAGATGGAGATATTTTATTCGGGCTGAACTGGGAGCGGAGCAAGTTCAGGTTCAGAGAATTGAAGATAAGCGTGTATGAAGATGTGAATATGGATATAGTGGGAGATGAGAAGGATTATGGAGATGCACAGGTTATGGATTACAACCCGCCTGTGATAGACCATGGTGGCGGTGGAGGAAGCAATGACGATACAGATGGAGATGGATTATCAGATTCCCTGGAAGAGGCAGGATGGTACATATGGGTATGCACCTCGGGCGATAATTGGCATCACATTCTCGTCACTTCAGATCCTCATTTTGTGGATACGGACAATGATGGAGTGAATGATAAGGAAGAATATGAACATGGCACGAATCCGAGGGATGAGGATACGGACAATGATGGCCTAACAGATAAGCAGGAGATTGGGTACTATGGGACCTATGCGTATGCATGGGACTCGGATGGGGATGAGATGAGTGATTATTATGAAGTTGTTTATGGAATATACTATGGTGGATGGCAAGAGCCAAGGAACTACAATAAAAGATACGCGGTTATAATATATGGAGATCCTGCCCAATTAAATAAAAAGTGGTATCAAAATCTTTGTGATAGTATTTATAACTACTTAGTTAATATAGGTTATAAAGATGAGAATATATAA
- a CDS encoding NAD(P)/FAD-dependent oxidoreductase, producing MYDVIIVGAGPIGLFIGKELSSMGYDTLILEEHSEIGNPCHCSGLFSWHIFDMVGKIGILHEAKYATIHAPDGSTLSIGDGRTQGYVVDRVKFDREMAKRAVEKGAEIHLKERVLHVNYPVVKTRKNEYRANIIVGADGINSVVRKKIGVRLRKILGAAQVIARYPVDNLEKVDIYLGSKVAPGFFAWKIPLFDNLVKIGLASYGNSWMYLKSLLKRMNARALSISGGGIPIGTVERTYSKGMLIVGDAAGHVKATSGGGVYPGLMAARCAVKIIDKALSIGDYSSSILSEYENCWKKTIGKELKNALYLHRIYRKIRDEDFNRIIKDLNEQRIIEVINEYGDIDYPSRVATRVLRRKPSLLKYLSIPARPYRKQI from the coding sequence GTGTACGATGTGATAATCGTTGGAGCAGGGCCCATCGGTCTGTTCATAGGAAAGGAGTTATCCTCCATGGGCTACGATACCCTGATTCTTGAGGAGCACAGTGAGATAGGAAATCCGTGCCACTGCTCCGGCCTGTTTTCCTGGCACATATTTGACATGGTTGGCAAGATAGGAATCCTGCACGAAGCAAAGTACGCCACCATCCACGCTCCGGATGGAAGTACCCTGAGCATCGGAGATGGAAGAACCCAGGGATATGTGGTTGACAGGGTTAAATTTGACAGGGAGATGGCAAAGAGAGCGGTTGAAAAGGGTGCAGAAATTCACCTGAAGGAGAGGGTGCTCCATGTGAATTATCCTGTAGTAAAAACAAGAAAAAACGAGTACAGGGCAAACATAATTGTTGGGGCGGATGGAATAAACAGCGTGGTTCGTAAAAAAATTGGTGTGAGGTTGCGAAAAATTCTGGGTGCAGCCCAGGTTATAGCCAGGTATCCTGTTGATAACCTAGAAAAGGTGGATATATACCTTGGTTCAAAGGTGGCACCTGGATTCTTCGCCTGGAAAATTCCACTATTTGACAATCTGGTTAAAATAGGCCTCGCAAGTTATGGAAACTCGTGGATGTATTTGAAATCTCTTCTCAAGAGAATGAATGCAAGAGCGTTATCCATCTCAGGAGGGGGAATACCCATTGGTACCGTTGAGAGAACATACAGCAAGGGTATGCTCATAGTTGGCGATGCAGCTGGCCATGTGAAGGCAACAAGCGGGGGTGGAGTGTATCCTGGACTTATGGCGGCCAGATGTGCTGTGAAAATTATTGATAAGGCACTATCCATTGGAGACTACTCATCCTCTATCCTCAGCGAATACGAAAACTGCTGGAAAAAAACCATAGGAAAGGAGTTGAAAAATGCTCTTTACCTCCACAGGATATACAGAAAAATAAGGGATGAGGACTTCAACAGGATAATAAAGGATCTGAACGAGCAGAGGATAATTGAGGTGATAAACGAGTACGGAGATATTGATTACCCCTCCCGTGTAGCGACAAGGGTCCTCAGAAGAAAACCCTCCTTGCTCAAATACCTCAGTATTCCTGCAAGACCCTATCGTAAACAGATTTGA
- the xerA gene encoding site-specific tyrosine recombinase/integron integrase translates to MSDKFRNYVDSEVKKFAQYLRGEKRSENTVKEYVHFVRDMLLHIGKRTEEITLGDLNRYKMYLSTRRHYSKNSLYLAVKAIRAYFKYRDLDTASKLTAPKRPRQMPKYLTEEEAKRLIEASRENPRDYAIISLLAYSGLRVSELCNLRFEDVDFDERIIYVRSGKGDKDRIVVVSSRVIEALQDYLLTRDDDMVYLFSSRKSERISRSQVFRIVKRYAKKAGIKKEVTPHVLRHTLATTMLRRGVDIRFIQQFLGHSSVATTQIYTHVDDATLKSVYDRVLQEY, encoded by the coding sequence ATGTCTGACAAATTTAGAAATTATGTTGACAGCGAGGTCAAAAAATTTGCCCAGTACTTAAGGGGGGAGAAGAGGAGTGAGAACACCGTTAAGGAGTACGTGCATTTTGTGCGCGATATGCTTCTCCATATTGGAAAGAGGACCGAGGAGATAACTCTTGGGGATTTGAACAGGTACAAGATGTACCTATCCACAAGAAGGCATTACAGCAAGAACTCCCTCTATCTGGCGGTGAAGGCCATAAGGGCCTATTTCAAGTACAGAGATCTGGATACGGCCAGCAAACTCACCGCTCCAAAGAGGCCAAGGCAGATGCCCAAGTATCTGACGGAGGAGGAAGCAAAGAGGTTGATTGAAGCCTCCAGAGAGAATCCCAGAGATTACGCCATAATCTCACTTCTCGCCTATTCCGGGCTCAGGGTCAGTGAACTTTGCAATTTGAGATTTGAGGATGTGGATTTTGATGAGCGCATAATATACGTTCGCTCTGGAAAAGGGGATAAGGACAGGATTGTTGTTGTTAGTTCCCGCGTGATTGAAGCTCTTCAGGATTATCTGCTTACCCGGGATGATGATATGGTTTACCTTTTTTCCTCACGTAAGAGTGAGAGAATATCCCGCTCCCAGGTGTTTAGAATTGTTAAAAGATACGCCAAGAAGGCGGGTATAAAGAAGGAAGTCACCCCCCATGTTCTTCGCCACACACTTGCAACCACAATGCTTCGCAGAGGTGTGGACATAAGGTTCATACAGCAGTTCCTTGGGCACAGCAGTGTGGCCACCACGCAGATTTACACCCATGTGGACGATGCAACCCTCAAATCTGTTTACGATAGGGTCTTGCAGGAATACTGA
- a CDS encoding 6-pyruvoyl tetrahydropterin synthase family protein, with product MMLEIDGWKVGLKFSASHFIPSHHKCSRIHGHDYGVRIRIFGETEGGILYDFVDLKREVRSICDELDHRLLLPRDTRYIEHKIIGDTVEVSFEGKKYAFPIDEIAFLDIPLITAEELAIYFSKLISNRINFPENVKGIEVCVDEGPGQGACHYVEVNL from the coding sequence ATGATGCTTGAAATAGATGGCTGGAAAGTTGGGCTTAAATTCTCCGCCTCCCATTTCATACCCTCTCATCACAAATGCTCCCGCATACACGGGCATGATTACGGGGTGAGAATAAGAATATTCGGAGAGACGGAGGGGGGAATTCTATACGATTTCGTGGACTTGAAGAGAGAGGTACGCAGTATATGCGATGAACTGGATCACAGGCTCCTGCTCCCAAGGGATACAAGATACATAGAGCACAAAATAATTGGAGATACTGTTGAAGTCTCGTTTGAAGGAAAAAAATATGCATTTCCAATAGACGAAATTGCCTTCCTGGACATACCCCTAATAACAGCGGAAGAACTTGCAATATACTTCTCAAAACTCATATCTAACCGGATAAACTTTCCAGAAAATGTTAAGGGTATTGAGGTGTGCGTTGATGAAGGACCTGGTCAGGGTGCATGTCACTATGTGGAGGTGAACCTATGA
- the queC gene encoding 7-cyano-7-deazaguanine synthase QueC: MRAVVLLSGGLDSSTVLAMALDMGYEVHALSFDYGQRHSRELESARKIAEYYNVPHKILKIDLRQIGGSALTDDIEVPSRSVEDIEKEIPITYVPARNTILLSYALAYAEVIEADAIFYGANAIDYSGYPDCRPEYVEAFEKCANLGTKRGVTGKPIKIIAPIIHMTKAEIIKKGMELGVPYELTWSCYRGGEKACGRCDSCLLRLKGFMEAGYEDPLEYENYPEFYLEYIRRKR; this comes from the coding sequence ATGAGAGCCGTTGTGCTACTCTCTGGCGGTTTAGATTCATCAACCGTGCTCGCAATGGCCCTTGATATGGGGTACGAAGTGCATGCATTATCCTTTGACTATGGACAGAGACATTCAAGAGAGCTGGAGAGCGCAAGGAAAATCGCAGAATATTACAACGTTCCCCACAAAATTCTCAAAATTGATCTCAGACAGATAGGAGGAAGTGCCCTGACGGATGACATTGAAGTTCCATCTAGAAGCGTGGAGGATATAGAGAAGGAAATTCCAATAACATATGTGCCCGCACGAAACACAATTTTACTTTCCTACGCCCTCGCCTATGCAGAGGTAATAGAGGCAGATGCCATATTCTACGGGGCAAATGCCATCGATTATTCAGGATATCCAGATTGCAGACCCGAATACGTGGAGGCTTTTGAAAAGTGTGCAAATCTTGGTACGAAGAGGGGAGTCACTGGAAAGCCAATAAAAATAATCGCCCCAATAATCCATATGACCAAGGCAGAAATAATAAAGAAGGGCATGGAACTTGGGGTGCCCTACGAACTAACATGGTCCTGCTACAGGGGAGGAGAGAAGGCCTGCGGGAGATGCGATTCATGCCTTCTCCGGCTGAAGGGTTTTATGGAGGCTGGCTACGAGGACCCACTTGAGTACGAGAATTACCCCGAGTTCTACCTTGAATATATCAGGAGGAAAAGATGA
- a CDS encoding XTP/dITP diphosphatase: MFKIITHNVHKYQEMKKIIPSLEMLNMEYPEIQADRLEEVVDFALNYLADKIDGNFIIDDSGLFIHALNDFPGVYSAYVFRTLGNEGILKLMEGVGDRRATFKTVIGVHIAGENFKFVGLCHGYIAEKPRGTNGFGYDPIFVPEAYDKTFAEMSTDEKNRISHRGKAIRKVSSFFDRFAPGTVDAEP, translated from the coding sequence ATGTTTAAAATAATAACCCACAACGTGCACAAGTATCAGGAGATGAAAAAAATAATTCCATCGCTTGAAATGCTCAATATGGAGTACCCGGAGATTCAGGCCGATAGACTTGAAGAGGTAGTTGATTTTGCTCTCAATTACCTTGCGGATAAAATAGATGGGAATTTCATAATTGACGATTCTGGATTGTTTATACATGCCCTCAATGATTTTCCCGGGGTGTATTCTGCCTATGTTTTTCGCACACTTGGAAACGAAGGGATTCTCAAATTGATGGAAGGAGTTGGGGATAGAAGGGCCACATTCAAGACCGTTATAGGGGTGCACATTGCCGGTGAGAATTTCAAATTTGTTGGCCTTTGCCATGGCTATATTGCCGAGAAACCCCGCGGTACCAATGGATTTGGATACGATCCCATATTCGTTCCAGAGGCATACGATAAAACCTTCGCGGAAATGAGCACAGATGAAAAGAACAGGATATCTCACAGAGGCAAGGCCATAAGAAAGGTGAGTTCATTTTTTGATAGATTTGCCCCTGGCACAGTTGATGCAGAGCCCTGA
- a CDS encoding bifunctional N(6)-L-threonylcarbamoyladenine synthase/serine/threonine protein kinase — MIVLGIEGTAHTVGVGIVTEDKVLANVSHMYRPPEGGIHPREAANHHVQYLPKILEEAFNVAGISPEDVDGVAFSQGPGLGPCLRTVATAARVMSLKLKVPIVGVNHCIAHLEIGRFTTGAEDPVMLYVSGGNTQVISYASGRYRVFGETLDIGVGNMLDKLAREMGVPFPGGPRLEKLALQGEKYIPLPYSVKGMDMAFSGILTAAINKLGEERKEDIAYSVQETVFAMLTEVTERALTHLRKDEILLAGGVARNKRLQDMLRVMAEERDARLYVPSGEFCTDNGAMIAYLGLLFLKHGVSMDIGETQVIQKFRTDAVQIPWEVKRHRREYVEAPGAEATISREKFFERGVVRKIRPSKGYRIAPLDGRIRKMRTRKEARMMHELKRHGVRSPVIYDLDDYEIVMEEIDGATLADVLNDMPEEDARKIIVRVAETAARIHSAGFSHGDFTTGNMILSDGDIVIIDWSMAEQDVTLEDMAVDLEMFEETFRAAHFVHKDLLEDFFSRYRELMGTEILRQVEEIKGRRRYV; from the coding sequence TTGATAGTCCTTGGGATTGAAGGTACGGCGCACACAGTTGGTGTTGGTATTGTCACAGAGGATAAGGTTCTCGCCAATGTATCCCACATGTACAGACCTCCAGAGGGTGGTATTCACCCCAGAGAGGCGGCGAACCACCATGTGCAGTACCTTCCAAAAATTCTTGAAGAGGCTTTCAATGTTGCAGGTATATCTCCTGAGGATGTAGATGGTGTGGCATTCTCTCAGGGTCCGGGTCTTGGTCCTTGCCTGCGTACAGTGGCCACTGCAGCCCGTGTAATGAGTTTGAAGTTAAAGGTGCCCATAGTGGGTGTGAATCACTGCATAGCACATCTTGAGATAGGCAGGTTCACCACAGGTGCAGAGGATCCAGTTATGCTCTACGTATCCGGTGGAAACACCCAGGTTATATCCTACGCTTCAGGGAGGTACAGGGTGTTTGGGGAAACCCTGGATATTGGCGTTGGAAATATGCTTGACAAACTTGCGAGAGAAATGGGTGTACCATTCCCCGGTGGGCCCAGATTGGAAAAACTTGCCCTCCAGGGAGAAAAGTACATTCCGCTGCCCTATTCTGTTAAGGGTATGGACATGGCCTTCTCAGGTATTCTCACAGCTGCAATTAACAAACTGGGTGAGGAAAGGAAAGAGGATATTGCTTACAGTGTGCAAGAAACGGTTTTTGCCATGCTCACGGAGGTAACGGAGAGGGCACTCACCCATCTTCGAAAGGATGAAATTCTCTTGGCTGGAGGAGTGGCAAGAAACAAACGTCTTCAGGATATGCTTAGAGTTATGGCAGAGGAGCGCGATGCCCGTCTCTACGTACCCTCTGGAGAATTTTGTACAGATAACGGGGCAATGATCGCCTATTTGGGCTTGCTTTTTCTGAAGCATGGAGTTTCAATGGATATTGGAGAAACTCAGGTAATACAGAAATTCCGCACGGATGCGGTGCAGATTCCCTGGGAAGTTAAGAGGCACAGGAGGGAATATGTTGAGGCACCTGGGGCTGAGGCAACAATCTCCCGTGAGAAATTCTTTGAGCGCGGGGTTGTGAGGAAAATAAGGCCATCCAAGGGCTATCGTATAGCGCCTCTTGATGGGAGAATAAGGAAAATGCGTACAAGAAAAGAGGCAAGGATGATGCACGAGTTGAAGAGGCACGGTGTGAGGAGTCCTGTGATTTATGATCTGGACGATTACGAAATTGTTATGGAAGAAATAGATGGTGCAACCTTGGCAGATGTGCTCAACGATATGCCCGAAGAGGATGCAAGAAAAATAATAGTTAGAGTGGCTGAAACTGCCGCGAGGATTCACAGTGCAGGATTCTCCCATGGGGATTTCACCACAGGAAACATGATACTTTCAGATGGAGATATTGTCATCATAGACTGGAGTATGGCTGAGCAAGATGTGACCCTGGAGGATATGGCCGTTGATCTGGAGATGTTTGAAGAGACCTTCAGAGCCGCACATTTTGTCCACAAAGATCTCCTGGAAGATTTCTTCTCTCGCTACCGTGAGTTGATGGGCACCGAGATCCTGAGGCAGGTGGAAGAGATTAAGGGGAGGCGAAGGTATGTTTAA
- a CDS encoding ATPase domain-containing protein: MTEKIEVICPHCGGIIEEETLTCRSCGRKYTRKEYEELKNEILLKSWLLGDDLKVIEEDRNMLDKWLQGDEESFFGFMEEKGRGEEAREVKARVEEAKKTSSGNVDVDKLIEENIKLKSLLDVEFAKREELEKEIEALRNEIEELKKEALKPLPEDIRELKKKEIELREEIIRLETEKKRKMLELERTPVTALSPEEVEDLKKTIKEGNVEGLVEKIDELSRALADKEKQLGDLKAEIKIKEDEMKKLQEMLKYKEEELIRREEDLLYREKKIEAQLKQLQMIKNEIGNMDEIMLKRRLEDLQEEIQRKEEELRAKEKYLRMKEKEIEAKLKGLAEEEVALAEEEVKIEIRERKVRTGTRRLDDLLYGGFPMGSNVLIYGPPYSSKEVLVYSFIAEGLRKGIPAIWILTDITVDGIREDMSYVLPTYEQYEKLGLVYYIDAYSRSIGDTTEIEGVVYLDSQNDVDGIMRAVDDIVKKIKEKSKYYRLAFRSLSTVMAYLDPQALLRFLQPFTTKRKRDNAVSLYLLEKGLHSENEIQMVGYTMDGMIEFKIEAHKIYLTVHGITEVQSRNWIEVTASKSGITLGSFTLGHIR; the protein is encoded by the coding sequence ATGACCGAGAAAATTGAAGTTATCTGTCCCCACTGCGGGGGGATAATAGAGGAAGAAACCCTTACCTGTAGATCCTGCGGTAGGAAGTACACCAGGAAGGAGTACGAGGAATTAAAGAATGAAATCCTTTTGAAAAGTTGGTTGCTGGGTGACGATCTTAAGGTTATTGAGGAAGATCGTAACATGCTTGATAAATGGCTTCAGGGTGATGAGGAAAGTTTCTTCGGTTTTATGGAGGAGAAGGGCCGTGGTGAGGAGGCCCGGGAAGTTAAAGCCAGGGTGGAGGAGGCGAAAAAAACCTCATCTGGCAATGTGGATGTTGATAAACTTATTGAGGAAAATATAAAACTGAAGAGCCTTCTAGATGTGGAATTTGCAAAGAGGGAGGAGTTGGAGAAGGAGATTGAGGCTCTCAGGAATGAGATTGAAGAGTTAAAAAAAGAGGCTTTGAAGCCCCTACCTGAGGATATAAGGGAATTGAAGAAAAAAGAAATTGAACTCAGGGAGGAGATAATAAGACTTGAAACTGAAAAGAAGAGGAAAATGCTTGAGTTGGAGAGAACTCCTGTCACTGCCCTGTCTCCAGAGGAAGTTGAAGATCTTAAAAAGACCATCAAGGAGGGTAATGTGGAGGGACTTGTGGAGAAGATAGATGAGCTTTCCAGGGCACTGGCGGATAAGGAAAAGCAACTTGGAGATTTAAAGGCGGAAATCAAGATAAAGGAGGACGAGATGAAAAAACTTCAGGAGATGCTCAAGTATAAGGAGGAAGAGCTTATAAGAAGGGAGGAGGATCTTCTTTACAGGGAGAAAAAAATTGAAGCGCAACTAAAGCAGCTTCAGATGATAAAGAATGAGATAGGAAATATGGATGAGATAATGTTAAAGCGCCGATTGGAGGATCTTCAGGAGGAAATTCAAAGGAAGGAGGAGGAGTTGAGGGCCAAGGAGAAGTACCTGCGTATGAAGGAGAAGGAAATAGAGGCAAAATTAAAGGGTCTTGCAGAGGAGGAGGTTGCCCTTGCCGAGGAAGAGGTTAAGATAGAAATCCGGGAGAGAAAGGTTCGCACCGGTACAAGGCGTCTTGATGATCTCCTTTACGGAGGATTTCCCATGGGCTCCAATGTTCTAATTTATGGGCCTCCCTACAGCAGCAAGGAGGTGCTCGTGTATTCATTTATAGCGGAGGGCCTTCGTAAGGGTATTCCCGCCATATGGATTCTCACGGATATCACCGTTGATGGGATTCGTGAGGATATGAGTTACGTTCTACCAACCTACGAGCAGTACGAGAAGTTGGGACTCGTGTACTACATAGATGCGTATTCCAGGAGTATAGGAGATACCACTGAAATAGAGGGGGTCGTGTATCTGGATTCTCAGAACGATGTGGATGGTATAATGCGTGCTGTGGATGATATTGTAAAGAAGATAAAGGAAAAGAGCAAATACTACAGGCTTGCATTTCGCAGTCTCTCCACGGTGATGGCCTATCTCGATCCTCAGGCGCTCCTGCGGTTTTTACAGCCATTCACAACAAAGAGAAAGAGGGACAATGCCGTTTCACTCTACCTTCTTGAGAAGGGATTGCACAGCGAGAATGAGATTCAGATGGTTGGATACACGATGGATGGTATGATAGAGTTCAAGATAGAGGCGCACAAAATATACCTCACCGTGCATGGTATAACCGAGGTGCAAAGCAGGAACTGGATAGAGGTTACGGCCAGCAAGAGTGGCATAACCCTTGGTTCGTTTACTCTCGGGCACATAAGGTGA
- a CDS encoding LSM domain-containing protein: MTMPLKMLENFMNKRISLLLKDNRVLEGKLVGFDDYMNMVLMDTEEKTEEMTRRLGTVILRGNNVVRMSLIG, encoded by the coding sequence ATGACAATGCCTTTGAAAATGCTTGAAAATTTCATGAACAAGAGGATATCTCTGCTTTTGAAGGACAACAGGGTGCTTGAGGGCAAACTTGTGGGTTTCGATGATTACATGAACATGGTCCTTATGGACACGGAGGAAAAGACAGAGGAGATGACCCGCAGGTTGGGCACGGTGATTCTCAGGGGAAATAACGTAGTTCGTATGTCCCTAATAGGATGA
- a CDS encoding METTL5 family protein has translation MKKKKLEILLEGVDKYTNPKAFFEQYFTPAPIASDILFFAHSLGDIGGRKVADFGAGTGIFSIGACLLGGVVYAVEIDPEAVVILRKNAEKFKCDFQIVNDDVENFDMHVHVVIQNPPFGSQRKHADLPFLRKAMEVASVVYTLHNAVTASFVEEKVEEFGGKITHKKIYKFPIPRTFRFHTRDRVYIDMVLYRISVGEFK, from the coding sequence ATGAAAAAGAAAAAACTTGAAATTCTGCTTGAGGGCGTGGATAAATACACGAATCCCAAGGCCTTTTTTGAGCAGTATTTCACTCCCGCTCCCATAGCATCAGATATCCTTTTTTTTGCCCATTCCCTTGGTGATATTGGGGGAAGGAAAGTAGCAGATTTTGGTGCAGGTACGGGCATATTTTCCATAGGTGCCTGTCTTCTCGGGGGCGTGGTTTATGCCGTGGAAATTGATCCGGAGGCTGTTGTGATACTTAGGAAAAATGCTGAAAAATTCAAATGCGATTTTCAAATTGTTAATGATGATGTTGAAAATTTTGATATGCATGTGCACGTGGTGATACAGAACCCCCCATTCGGCTCACAAAGAAAGCATGCAGATCTCCCATTTCTCAGAAAGGCCATGGAAGTTGCCAGTGTGGTTTACACCCTGCACAATGCTGTAACGGCCAGTTTCGTAGAGGAGAAAGTTGAGGAATTTGGGGGGAAAATAACACATAAGAAGATTTACAAATTTCCAATACCCCGGACGTTTCGCTTTCATACGCGCGATAGGGTTTACATTGATATGGTGCTTTACAGAATATCCGTAGGAGAATTTAAATAG
- a CDS encoding radical SAM protein produces the protein MYIYYPGNRFPSLSVTGKFCTLHCKHCSGKYLEHMVPVETPEKLLKFVKDKEKSINGFLLSGGSMPNGKVPLRRFKDAVRWITENTDLLVNVHTGIIDREDINYLEEMNPHHISFDVVGSTETIREVLGLNRTEEDYFYALEMLDDSSLNYSPHIIIGLNFGRVEWEYATVDFIAHLKRFSNLVLIVLIPTKGTPMENVEIREEEAIDVLRYAAKKINPGKIVLGCMRPRKFVNLEREAVDLNFKGIVIPSLKTMRYMRGKDIEVRPMETCCVFP, from the coding sequence GTGTACATATATTACCCTGGAAACAGATTTCCTTCGCTCTCCGTGACGGGAAAATTCTGCACACTGCACTGCAAGCACTGCAGCGGAAAGTATCTAGAGCATATGGTACCCGTTGAGACTCCAGAGAAATTGCTGAAATTTGTTAAGGATAAAGAAAAAAGTATTAACGGTTTCCTTCTGAGCGGTGGCTCCATGCCCAACGGAAAGGTGCCTCTCAGAAGGTTCAAGGATGCGGTGAGGTGGATCACTGAAAACACTGATCTTCTGGTTAACGTGCACACCGGAATAATTGACAGAGAGGACATAAACTACCTTGAAGAGATGAATCCACACCACATATCCTTTGACGTTGTGGGCTCAACGGAAACCATAAGAGAAGTTCTGGGATTAAACAGAACCGAGGAGGACTATTTCTATGCACTTGAAATGCTCGATGATTCATCACTCAATTACTCACCCCACATCATCATAGGGCTCAATTTTGGAAGGGTGGAATGGGAATACGCAACCGTGGATTTTATTGCCCATTTGAAAAGGTTCTCAAATCTCGTGCTCATAGTTCTCATTCCCACAAAGGGCACACCGATGGAGAATGTAGAGATAAGAGAGGAGGAAGCAATTGATGTGCTCAGATATGCGGCAAAAAAGATCAATCCCGGAAAAATTGTGTTGGGATGCATGCGTCCAAGAAAATTCGTAAATCTGGAACGGGAGGCAGTTGATCTGAATTTCAAGGGTATAGTTATTCCATCCCTCAAAACAATGAGGTACATGAGAGGCAAGGACATAGAGGTGAGACCTATGGAAACATGCTGCGTTTTCCCCTAA